A single region of the Streptomyces sp. NBC_00425 genome encodes:
- a CDS encoding cation:dicarboxylate symporter family transporter, protein MPTKTSRRAAVAASSTPDTAPAAPAVKRDRTHYLYIAVIVAVAIGIAVGLAAPDFAVELKPIGTGFVNLIKMMISPIIFCTIVLGIGSVRQAAKVGKVGGIALGYFVVMSLVALTIGLVVGNILEPGSGLHITDAVKETGQAQVSAEAKDTTEFLLGIIPTTILSAFTQPDVLQTLLVALLCGFALQGMGKAGRPILRGVEHIQRLVFRILAMVMWVAPIGAFGAMAAVVGSAGVDALKSLAVLMLGFYTTCFLFVFIVLGALLRIFTGLNILTFFKYLAREFLLILSTSSSESALPRLIAKMEHLGVSKPVVGITVPTGYSFNLDGTMIYMTMASLFIADAMGTPMSIGEQIPLLLFLFVASKGAAGVTGAGMATLAGGLQSHKPALVDGMGLIVGIDRFMSEARALTNFAGNAVATVLIGTWTKEIDKERVQLVLAGGLPFDEKTLLDHDDQDDVVAADLPEQREEGEKELAKA, encoded by the coding sequence ATGCCGACGAAGACGTCAAGGAGGGCAGCCGTGGCCGCCAGCAGCACCCCCGATACGGCACCTGCCGCACCCGCCGTGAAGCGGGACCGCACCCACTACCTGTACATCGCGGTGATCGTCGCGGTCGCCATCGGCATCGCCGTGGGTCTCGCCGCCCCCGACTTCGCCGTCGAGCTGAAGCCCATCGGCACCGGCTTCGTGAACCTGATCAAGATGATGATCTCGCCGATCATCTTCTGCACGATCGTTCTCGGCATCGGATCCGTACGGCAGGCCGCCAAGGTCGGCAAGGTCGGCGGTATCGCGCTCGGCTACTTCGTGGTCATGTCGCTCGTGGCGCTCACCATCGGCCTGGTCGTCGGCAACATCCTGGAGCCCGGCAGCGGCCTCCACATCACCGACGCCGTGAAGGAGACCGGCCAGGCGCAGGTCTCGGCCGAGGCCAAGGACACCACCGAGTTCCTGCTCGGCATCATCCCCACCACGATCCTCTCCGCGTTCACCCAGCCGGACGTCCTGCAGACCCTGCTCGTCGCGCTGCTCTGCGGCTTCGCCCTGCAGGGCATGGGCAAGGCCGGACGGCCGATCCTGCGCGGCGTCGAGCACATCCAGCGGCTCGTCTTCCGCATCCTCGCGATGGTCATGTGGGTCGCCCCGATCGGCGCGTTCGGCGCGATGGCCGCGGTCGTCGGCTCGGCGGGCGTGGACGCGCTCAAGAGCCTCGCGGTCCTGATGCTCGGCTTCTACACCACGTGCTTCCTGTTCGTCTTCATCGTGCTCGGCGCGCTGCTGAGGATCTTCACGGGCCTGAACATCCTGACGTTCTTCAAGTACCTCGCCCGTGAGTTCCTGCTGATCCTGTCCACCTCCTCCTCCGAGTCCGCGCTCCCGCGCCTCATCGCGAAGATGGAGCACCTGGGCGTCAGCAAGCCCGTCGTCGGCATCACCGTCCCGACCGGCTACTCCTTCAACCTCGACGGCACCATGATCTACATGACCATGGCGTCCCTGTTCATCGCCGACGCCATGGGCACCCCGATGTCGATCGGCGAGCAGATCCCGCTGCTGCTCTTCCTGTTCGTCGCCTCCAAGGGAGCGGCCGGCGTCACCGGCGCCGGCATGGCGACCCTGGCCGGCGGTCTGCAGTCGCACAAGCCCGCCCTGGTGGACGGCATGGGCCTCATCGTCGGCATCGACCGCTTCATGAGCGAGGCCCGCGCCCTCACCAACTTCGCCGGCAACGCCGTCGCCACGGTCCTCATCGGCACCTGGACCAAGGAGATCGACAAGGAGCGCGTCCAGCTGGTGCTGGCCGGCGGGCTGCCGTTCGACGAGAAGACCCTCCTCGACCACGACGACCAGGACGACGTCGTCGCGGCGGACCTGCCCGAGCAGCGCGAAGAGGGCGAGAAGGAACTCGCCAAGGCCTGA
- a CDS encoding sensor histidine kinase — protein sequence MRIPVLPRPRSLAGQLFAMQAVLIAVVVAGYALFTYVSDGRQAEEAAGRQATAVARSVADSPSVRAAIHTANPTAELQPYAHRVMLDTDVDFVTIMNTAGIRWTHPDEEQIGQRFRGNTAKALAGHTFTETYTGTLGASVRAVTPIRDDDQRIIGMVSAGIRVEAISERVQDQVTALFAWAVGALTLGAIGTYVINASLRRHTHGMNATELSRMHDYHQAALHAVREGLLMLDGQYKVALINDGGRELLGVSGDVVGTSVAELGLPAPLTGALLASEPRVDEVHLTADRVLVVNTSPVSGGERRGTVATLRDVTELQSLMGELDSERGFTQALRSQAHEAANRLHTVVSLIELGRAEEAVDFATAELELAQALTDQVVAAVSEPVLAALLLGKTAQANERGVELVVSQESTLDDGLLPETLPARDLVTILGNLIDNAVDAAQGSVRAKVTVTASTEGSELLLRVADTGAGVDPAHASQVFERGFSTKPAGPGGRGLGLALARQAVQRHEGTLSVAEAAGGGAEFAVRLPLRRKAASGAAGSVPGPGGGG from the coding sequence ATGCGCATCCCCGTCCTCCCCCGCCCCCGCAGCCTGGCGGGCCAGCTGTTCGCCATGCAGGCGGTGCTGATAGCGGTCGTCGTGGCGGGATACGCGCTGTTCACGTACGTCAGCGACGGCCGGCAGGCCGAGGAGGCCGCGGGCCGCCAGGCCACGGCGGTGGCCCGCTCGGTGGCCGACTCCCCCTCGGTCCGGGCGGCGATCCACACCGCGAACCCCACGGCCGAGCTCCAGCCGTACGCCCACCGCGTCATGCTCGACACGGACGTCGACTTCGTGACGATCATGAACACCGCGGGCATCCGCTGGACCCACCCGGACGAGGAGCAGATCGGCCAGCGCTTCCGCGGCAACACGGCGAAGGCGCTGGCGGGCCACACGTTCACCGAGACCTACACCGGCACCCTCGGCGCGTCGGTCCGCGCGGTCACCCCCATCAGGGACGACGACCAGCGGATCATCGGCATGGTCAGCGCCGGCATCCGGGTCGAGGCGATCAGCGAGCGGGTCCAGGACCAGGTGACGGCCCTGTTCGCGTGGGCGGTCGGCGCGCTCACGCTCGGCGCGATCGGCACGTACGTCATCAACGCGTCCCTGCGCCGCCACACCCACGGGATGAACGCGACCGAGCTGAGCCGGATGCACGACTACCACCAGGCCGCGCTGCACGCCGTCCGTGAGGGGCTGCTGATGCTGGACGGACAGTACAAGGTGGCCCTGATCAACGACGGGGGCCGCGAGCTGCTGGGCGTCTCGGGAGACGTGGTCGGCACGTCCGTGGCGGAGCTCGGCCTGCCGGCCCCGCTGACGGGTGCGCTGCTCGCCTCGGAGCCCCGGGTGGACGAGGTGCACCTGACGGCGGACCGGGTACTGGTGGTGAACACCTCCCCGGTGTCCGGCGGCGAACGGCGCGGGACGGTGGCAACCCTGCGAGACGTCACGGAACTCCAGTCCCTGATGGGTGAGTTGGACTCCGAACGCGGCTTCACCCAGGCTCTGCGCTCGCAGGCCCACGAGGCGGCCAACCGTCTCCACACGGTCGTCTCGCTGATCGAGCTGGGGCGCGCCGAGGAAGCCGTGGACTTCGCGACGGCGGAACTGGAACTGGCGCAGGCCCTGACGGACCAGGTGGTCGCGGCCGTCAGCGAGCCGGTCCTGGCGGCCCTGCTGCTGGGCAAGACGGCGCAGGCGAACGAGCGGGGCGTGGAGCTGGTGGTCTCGCAGGAGAGCACCCTGGACGACGGTCTGCTGCCGGAGACCCTGCCCGCCCGGGATCTGGTGACGATCCTGGGCAACCTCATCGACAACGCGGTGGACGCCGCCCAGGGCAGCGTCCGGGCGAAGGTGACGGTGACGGCGTCCACGGAGGGCTCCGAGCTGCTGCTCCGGGTCGCCGACACGGGTGCGGGCGTAGATCCGGCGCACGCCTCCCAGGTCTTCGAGCGCGGCTTCTCCACGAAACCGGCCGGGCCGGGCGGGCGGGGCCTCGGGCTGGCCCTGGCCCGGCAGGCCGTGCAGCGGCACGAGGGAACGCTGTCGGTGGCGGAGGCGGCGGGCGGCGGGGCCGAGTTCGCGGTGCGCCTGCCGTTGCGTAGGAAGGCCGCATCCGGTGCCGCCGGATCCGTGCCTGGACCGGGAGGCGGAGGATGA
- a CDS encoding response regulator encodes MSEEPIRVLVVEDDPVAADAHVMYVGRVPGFVAVGKAHTGAEARRLLDRTPVDLLLLDLHLPDAHGLQLARSLRAAGYHADVIAVTSARDLTVVREGVSLGVVQYVLKPFTFATLRDRLVRYAEFRGAAGEASGQDEVDRALAALRAPGPAALPKGLSAPTLERVTVTMRETQQGLTAAGVAEAVGISRITARRYLEHLVESGRAERKPLYGQVGRPELVYRWVRGAAKGR; translated from the coding sequence ATGAGCGAGGAACCGATCAGAGTGCTGGTCGTGGAGGACGACCCGGTCGCCGCGGACGCCCATGTGATGTACGTCGGACGGGTGCCGGGGTTCGTCGCCGTGGGCAAGGCGCACACCGGGGCGGAGGCCCGGCGGCTGCTGGACCGCACGCCGGTGGACCTGCTCCTGCTGGACCTGCACCTCCCCGACGCGCACGGGCTGCAGCTGGCCCGCTCGCTGCGGGCGGCGGGGTACCACGCGGACGTGATCGCGGTGACGTCGGCGCGGGACCTCACCGTGGTCCGGGAGGGCGTCTCACTGGGCGTCGTCCAGTACGTGCTGAAGCCGTTCACCTTCGCGACCCTGCGGGACCGGCTCGTCCGGTACGCCGAGTTCCGCGGCGCGGCGGGCGAGGCCAGCGGTCAGGACGAGGTCGACCGGGCGCTGGCCGCCCTGCGCGCCCCCGGCCCGGCCGCCCTCCCCAAGGGCCTGAGCGCCCCGACCCTGGAGCGCGTCACGGTGACGATGCGGGAGACGCAGCAGGGGCTGACGGCGGCCGGGGTGGCCGAGGCGGTGGGCATCTCCCGGATCACGGCCCGGCGCTATCTGGAGCATCTGGTGGAGTCGGGCCGGGCCGAGCGCAAGCCGCTGTACGGGCAGGTGGGACGCCCCGAGCTGGTCTACCGGTGGGTCAGGGGGGCCGCGAAGGGCCGCTGA
- a CDS encoding XRE family transcriptional regulator — protein sequence MPRPPARAHRSQPGPPFDAPAARRLRAALGMTPEHVAHSLRASYDLPHATGALVSAWERGTLTPAYAELTALSGVLWCSPAELIGPPRTLREHRVARRLAADDVARAVGHELPAYTRMEESGQWHGTDRQSAALAELLGLSLPDFVTVTGREAALADLLRSAARTRWQAYVKPVERIVPLDRRLLEAALRELHGHYQGQMVATLSWGEGGAAGEASDAGRDFLDRIVDRFWTCVANRTA from the coding sequence GTGCCCAGACCCCCGGCCCGTGCCCACCGCAGTCAGCCAGGTCCTCCCTTCGACGCGCCCGCCGCCCGCAGGCTGCGCGCCGCGCTCGGCATGACGCCCGAGCACGTCGCGCACAGCCTGCGCGCCTCCTACGACCTCCCGCACGCCACCGGGGCGCTGGTCAGCGCCTGGGAACGCGGGACGCTCACCCCCGCGTACGCCGAGCTCACCGCGCTGTCCGGGGTGCTGTGGTGCTCGCCGGCCGAGCTGATCGGCCCGCCGCGCACCCTGCGCGAGCACCGCGTCGCGCGGCGTCTGGCCGCCGACGACGTCGCACGGGCGGTGGGGCACGAACTCCCGGCGTACACGCGCATGGAGGAGAGCGGGCAGTGGCACGGCACGGACCGGCAGTCCGCCGCGCTCGCCGAGCTGCTCGGCCTCTCACTGCCCGACTTCGTGACCGTCACCGGCCGCGAGGCCGCGCTCGCCGACCTGCTGCGCTCCGCCGCCCGCACACGCTGGCAGGCCTATGTGAAGCCGGTGGAGCGGATCGTGCCCCTGGACCGGCGGCTCCTCGAGGCCGCGCTGCGGGAGCTGCACGGGCACTACCAGGGCCAGATGGTCGCGACCCTCAGCTGGGGCGAAGGCGGCGCGGCCGGCGAGGCGAGCGACGCCGGCCGGGACTTCCTCGACCGGATCGTCGACCGCTTCTGGACGTGCGTCGCGAACCGGACCGCCTGA
- a CDS encoding ATP-dependent 6-phosphofructokinase, whose product MRIGVLTAGGDCPGLNAVIRSVVHRAVDHYGDEVIGFEDGYAGLLDGRYRALDLNAVSGILARGGTILGSSRLERDRLREACESASDMIHDFGIDALIPIGGEGTLTAARMLSDAGLPVVGVPKTIDNDISSTDRTFGFDTAVGVATEAMDRLKTTAESHQRVMVVEVMGRHAGWIALESGMAAGAHGICLPERPFDPADLVKMVEERFARGKKFAVICVAEGAHPADGTMDYSKGAIDQFGHERFQGIGTALAYELERRLGKEARPVILGHVQRGGVPTAYDRVLATRFGWHAVEAAHRGQFGRMTALRGTDVVMVPLAEAVTELKTVPKDRITEAESVF is encoded by the coding sequence ATGCGCATCGGAGTCCTCACGGCAGGCGGCGACTGCCCCGGCCTGAACGCAGTGATCCGGTCGGTCGTGCACCGCGCCGTCGACCATTACGGCGACGAGGTCATCGGCTTCGAGGACGGCTACGCCGGGCTCCTCGACGGCCGTTACCGGGCGCTCGACCTCAACGCGGTGAGCGGCATCCTGGCCCGCGGCGGCACCATCCTCGGCTCCTCCCGACTGGAGCGCGACCGGCTGCGCGAGGCCTGCGAGAGCGCCTCCGACATGATCCACGACTTCGGCATCGACGCGCTCATCCCGATCGGCGGCGAGGGCACGCTGACGGCGGCGCGGATGCTGTCGGACGCCGGCCTGCCGGTGGTGGGCGTGCCCAAGACGATCGACAACGACATCTCCTCCACCGACCGCACCTTCGGCTTCGACACGGCCGTCGGCGTCGCCACCGAGGCGATGGACCGTCTGAAGACGACCGCCGAGTCCCACCAGCGGGTCATGGTCGTCGAGGTCATGGGCCGCCACGCGGGCTGGATCGCGCTGGAGAGCGGCATGGCGGCGGGCGCGCACGGCATCTGTCTGCCCGAGCGCCCCTTCGATCCCGCCGACCTGGTGAAGATGGTCGAGGAGCGGTTCGCCCGCGGCAAGAAGTTCGCGGTGATCTGCGTCGCCGAGGGCGCGCACCCGGCCGACGGCACCATGGACTACAGCAAGGGCGCGATCGACCAGTTCGGCCACGAGCGCTTCCAGGGCATCGGCACCGCCCTGGCCTACGAGCTGGAACGACGGCTCGGCAAGGAGGCCCGCCCGGTCATCCTCGGCCACGTCCAGCGCGGCGGCGTGCCGACGGCGTACGACCGTGTCCTCGCGACCCGCTTCGGCTGGCACGCGGTGGAGGCCGCGCACCGCGGCCAGTTCGGGCGGATGACGGCGCTGCGCGGCACGGACGTGGTGATGGTGCCGCTGGCCGAGGCGGTCACCGAGCTGAAGACGGTCCCGAAGGACCGGATCACCGAGGCCGAGTCGGTCTTCTAG
- the pta gene encoding phosphate acetyltransferase gives MTRSVYVTGIDRGDGRQVVELGVMELLTRQVDRVGVFRPLVHDGPDRLFELLRARYRLAQDPATVYGMDYHEASALQADQGADELVSTLVERFHRVARAYDVVLVLGTDYADTQFPDELALNARLANEFGASVIPVVGGRRQTVESVLAETRNAYRAYQGLGCDVLAMVTNRVDREDRDEIASLLATRVPVPCYVLPDEPALSAPTVSQISHALGATVLLGDDSGLARDALDFVFGGAMLPNFLEALTPGCLVVTPGDRADLVIGSLAAHSAGTPPIAGLLLTLGEVPTGQILTLAARLAPGTPVVSVPGNSFLTAEQLFSLEGKLNAATPRKAETALGLFERHVDTGDLLRRVSAPSTDRVTPMMFEHKLLEQARSDKRRVVLPEGTEERVLHAAEVLLRRGVCDLTLLGPVDQIRKKAADLGIDLGECRIVDPATSELRDAFAEKYAALRAHRGVTVELAYDVVSDVNYFGTLMVQEGLADGMVSGSVHSTAATIRPAFEIIKTKPDADIVSSVFFMCLADKVLVYGDCAVNPDPDAEQLADIAVQAAATAAQFGVEPRIAMLSYSTGASGSGADVDKVREATELVRERRPDLKIEGPIQYDAAVEPTVAATKLPGSEVAGQASVLIFPDLNTGNNTYKAVQRSAGAIAVGPVLQGLRKPVNDLSRGALVQDIVNTVAITAIQAQIPSQTGRTSARPSSEKATDL, from the coding sequence GTGACCCGCAGCGTGTACGTGACCGGTATCGACCGCGGAGACGGCCGCCAGGTCGTCGAACTGGGGGTCATGGAGCTCCTGACCCGGCAGGTCGACCGGGTGGGCGTGTTCCGTCCCCTCGTCCACGACGGGCCCGACCGGCTCTTCGAACTGCTGCGTGCGCGCTACCGGCTGGCGCAGGATCCGGCCACGGTCTACGGCATGGACTACCACGAGGCGTCCGCCCTCCAGGCGGACCAGGGCGCCGACGAACTGGTCTCCACCCTCGTGGAGCGCTTCCACCGCGTCGCGCGCGCCTACGACGTCGTCCTCGTGCTGGGCACCGACTACGCCGACACCCAGTTCCCGGACGAACTCGCCCTCAACGCGCGCCTGGCCAACGAGTTCGGCGCGTCCGTGATCCCGGTCGTCGGCGGCCGCAGACAGACGGTGGAGTCCGTGCTCGCCGAGACCCGCAACGCCTACCGGGCGTACCAGGGCCTCGGTTGCGACGTCCTCGCCATGGTGACCAACCGGGTCGACCGGGAGGACCGGGACGAGATCGCCTCCCTGCTCGCCACCCGGGTGCCCGTGCCGTGTTACGTGCTGCCCGACGAGCCCGCGCTCTCCGCGCCGACCGTCTCGCAGATCAGTCACGCCCTCGGCGCGACGGTGCTCCTCGGCGACGACTCCGGGCTGGCCCGCGACGCTCTCGACTTCGTCTTCGGCGGGGCGATGCTGCCGAACTTCCTCGAGGCGCTGACCCCGGGCTGTCTGGTCGTCACCCCGGGCGACCGGGCGGACCTGGTGATCGGCTCGCTGGCCGCGCACAGCGCCGGCACCCCTCCGATCGCCGGTCTGCTGCTCACCCTGGGCGAGGTCCCGACGGGGCAGATCCTGACGCTCGCCGCCCGCCTCGCCCCCGGCACTCCGGTCGTCTCGGTGCCGGGCAACAGCTTCCTCACCGCCGAGCAGCTGTTCTCCCTGGAGGGCAAGCTGAACGCGGCCACGCCGCGCAAGGCGGAGACCGCGCTCGGACTGTTCGAGCGGCACGTGGACACGGGTGACCTGCTCCGGCGGGTCTCCGCGCCCAGCACCGACCGCGTCACGCCGATGATGTTCGAGCACAAGCTCCTCGAACAGGCCCGCTCCGACAAGCGCCGGGTCGTGCTGCCGGAGGGGACCGAGGAGCGGGTGCTGCACGCGGCCGAGGTGCTGCTGCGCCGCGGCGTGTGCGACCTCACCCTGCTCGGGCCGGTGGACCAGATCCGCAAGAAGGCCGCCGACCTGGGCATCGACCTCGGCGAATGCCGGATCGTCGACCCGGCGACCAGCGAACTGCGTGACGCCTTCGCCGAGAAGTACGCGGCGCTGCGCGCCCATCGGGGCGTCACCGTCGAGCTGGCCTACGACGTCGTCTCCGACGTGAACTACTTCGGCACGCTCATGGTGCAGGAGGGCCTCGCCGACGGCATGGTCTCCGGGTCCGTGCACTCGACGGCGGCCACCATCCGGCCGGCGTTCGAGATCATCAAGACCAAGCCGGACGCCGACATCGTGTCGTCGGTGTTCTTCATGTGCCTCGCCGACAAGGTCCTGGTCTACGGCGACTGCGCGGTGAACCCCGACCCGGACGCCGAGCAGCTCGCCGACATCGCCGTCCAGGCGGCCGCCACCGCCGCGCAGTTCGGGGTGGAGCCGCGGATCGCGATGCTGTCGTACTCCACCGGCGCCTCCGGCTCGGGCGCGGACGTCGACAAGGTGCGGGAGGCGACGGAGCTGGTGCGCGAGCGGCGTCCCGACCTGAAGATCGAGGGCCCCATCCAGTACGACGCCGCCGTCGAGCCGACGGTCGCCGCCACCAAGCTGCCGGGGTCCGAAGTCGCGGGCCAGGCCAGCGTGTTGATCTTCCCGGACCTCAACACCGGCAACAACACCTACAAGGCGGTCCAGCGTTCGGCCGGCGCGATCGCGGTGGGGCCGGTGCTGCAGGGGCTGCGCAAGCCGGTGAACGACCTGTCCCGGGGCGCTCTCGTCCAGGACATCGTCAACACCGTCGCCATCACGGCCATCCAGGCCCAGATCCCGTCCCAGACCGGCCGGACGTCCGCCCGGCCCTCCAGCGAGAAGGCGACCGACCTGTGA
- a CDS encoding acetate kinase, which yields MSATRVLVLNSGSSSVKYQLLDMRDSSRLASGLVERIGERTSRLKHSPLAAGGGPREQSGPFADHDAALKAVAEELARDGLGLDSPELAAIGHRVVHGGRHFTRPTVVDDAVLAEIERLIPVAPLHNPANLTGILTATALRPDLPQVAVFDTAFHTTMPESAARYAIDVETADAHRVRRYGFHGTSHAYVSRATAKLLGRSPEEVNVIVLHLGNGASASAVERGRCVDTSMGLTPLEGLVMGTRSGDVDPAVIFHLARVGGMSIDEIDALLNKKSGLVGLCGDNDMREIRRRVDEGDERAKLAFDIYIHRLKKYVGAYYAVLGHVDAVAFTAGVGENAAPVREAALAGLGSLGLAVDDELNAVRGDEPRLISPAGARVAVAVVPTDEELEIAAQTYALVKR from the coding sequence GTGAGCGCGACCCGCGTCCTCGTCCTCAACTCCGGCTCCTCGTCGGTGAAGTACCAGCTGCTCGACATGCGGGACAGCAGCCGCTTGGCGAGCGGGCTCGTCGAGCGCATCGGCGAGCGGACCTCCCGGCTGAAGCACTCCCCGCTCGCCGCCGGCGGCGGGCCCCGTGAGCAGAGCGGGCCGTTCGCCGACCACGACGCGGCGCTGAAGGCCGTCGCGGAGGAGCTGGCCAGGGACGGCCTCGGGCTGGACTCCCCCGAGCTCGCCGCGATCGGGCACCGGGTCGTGCACGGCGGAAGGCACTTCACCCGGCCGACCGTGGTCGACGACGCCGTGCTCGCCGAGATCGAACGGCTGATCCCGGTCGCTCCGCTGCACAACCCGGCGAACCTGACCGGCATCCTCACGGCGACGGCCCTGCGGCCGGACCTGCCGCAGGTCGCCGTGTTCGACACGGCCTTCCACACGACGATGCCGGAATCGGCGGCCCGCTACGCGATCGACGTCGAGACCGCCGACGCGCACCGGGTGCGGCGTTACGGCTTCCACGGGACGTCGCACGCGTACGTCTCCCGGGCGACGGCGAAGCTGCTGGGCAGGTCCCCCGAGGAGGTGAACGTCATCGTGCTGCACCTCGGCAACGGGGCGTCGGCGTCGGCCGTCGAGAGGGGCCGCTGCGTGGACACCTCGATGGGGCTGACTCCCCTGGAAGGTCTCGTCATGGGCACCCGCTCGGGAGACGTCGACCCGGCCGTCATCTTCCATTTGGCTCGTGTCGGTGGAATGTCCATCGACGAAATCGATGCTCTTCTCAACAAGAAGAGCGGCCTCGTCGGGCTGTGCGGGGACAACGACATGCGGGAGATCCGCCGGCGGGTCGACGAGGGCGACGAGCGGGCGAAGCTCGCGTTCGACATCTACATTCACCGGCTGAAGAAGTACGTCGGCGCCTATTACGCCGTGCTCGGGCACGTGGACGCGGTGGCGTTCACCGCCGGGGTCGGGGAGAACGCCGCGCCGGTACGGGAGGCGGCGCTCGCGGGCCTGGGTTCCCTGGGCCTGGCGGTGGACGACGAGCTGAACGCGGTACGCGGTGACGAGCCGCGGCTGATCTCGCCCGCCGGCGCGCGGGTGGCGGTCGCCGTGGTGCCGACGGACGAGGAACTGGAGATCGCGGCACAGACCTACGCACTGGTGAAGCGGTAA
- the pyk gene encoding pyruvate kinase has translation MRRSKIVCTLGPAVDSHEMLVSLIEAGMNVARFNFSHGSHAEHQGRYDRVRAAAKETGRAIGVLADLQGPKIRLETFAEGPVELVRGDEFTITTDDVPGDKTICGTTYKGLPGDVSRGDQVLINDGNVELKVLDVEGPRVRTIVIEGGVISDHKGINLPGTAVNVPALSEKDIEDLRFALRMGADLVALSFVRDAKDVADVHRVMDEEGRRVPVIAKVEKPQAVENMEDVVMAFDGVMVARGDLAVEYPLERVPMVQKRLIELCRRNAKPVIVATQMMESMITNSRPTRAEASDVANAILDGADAVMLSAESSVGAYPIETVKTMSKIVTAAEQELLSKGLQPLVPGKKPRTQGGSIARAACEISDFLGGRGLVAFTQSGDTARRLSRYRATQPIIAFTTDEDTRNQLTLSWGVESHIVPFVNTTDEMVDMVDQQIAKINRFNPGDVVIITAGSPPGVPGTTNMLRVHHLGGGSRD, from the coding sequence ATGCGCCGTTCGAAAATCGTCTGTACTCTCGGCCCCGCGGTCGACTCCCACGAAATGCTCGTGTCGCTGATCGAGGCCGGCATGAACGTGGCCCGTTTCAACTTCAGCCACGGCTCCCACGCCGAGCACCAGGGCCGGTACGACCGTGTCCGTGCCGCCGCCAAGGAGACCGGCCGGGCCATCGGCGTCCTCGCCGACCTCCAGGGCCCCAAGATCCGCCTCGAGACCTTCGCCGAGGGCCCCGTCGAGCTGGTGCGGGGTGACGAGTTCACCATCACCACCGACGACGTCCCCGGCGACAAGACGATCTGCGGCACGACCTACAAGGGCCTGCCCGGCGACGTCTCGCGCGGCGACCAGGTCCTCATCAACGACGGCAACGTCGAACTCAAGGTCCTCGACGTCGAGGGCCCGCGGGTGCGGACGATCGTCATCGAGGGCGGGGTCATCTCCGACCACAAGGGCATCAACCTGCCCGGCACGGCCGTCAACGTGCCCGCGCTGAGCGAGAAGGACATCGAGGACCTGCGGTTCGCGCTGCGCATGGGCGCGGACCTGGTCGCACTGTCCTTCGTCCGGGACGCCAAGGACGTCGCCGACGTCCACCGGGTCATGGACGAGGAGGGCCGCCGGGTCCCCGTCATCGCCAAGGTGGAGAAGCCGCAGGCGGTGGAGAACATGGAGGACGTCGTGATGGCGTTCGACGGTGTGATGGTCGCCCGTGGCGACCTCGCCGTCGAGTACCCGCTGGAGCGGGTCCCCATGGTGCAGAAGCGCCTGATCGAGCTGTGCCGGCGCAACGCCAAGCCGGTGATCGTGGCGACCCAGATGATGGAGTCGATGATCACCAACTCCCGTCCGACCCGCGCCGAGGCCTCCGACGTGGCCAACGCGATCCTGGACGGCGCGGACGCGGTCATGCTGTCGGCGGAGTCGAGCGTGGGCGCGTATCCGATCGAGACCGTGAAGACGATGTCCAAGATCGTCACCGCGGCCGAGCAGGAGCTGCTCAGCAAGGGGCTGCAGCCTCTCGTGCCGGGCAAGAAGCCGCGCACGCAGGGCGGTTCGATCGCGCGCGCCGCGTGCGAGATCTCCGACTTCCTCGGCGGCCGGGGCCTGGTGGCGTTCACCCAGTCCGGCGACACCGCCCGCCGGCTCTCGCGCTACCGCGCGACCCAGCCGATCATCGCCTTCACCACCGACGAGGACACCCGCAACCAGCTGACGCTCAGCTGGGGCGTCGAGTCGCACATCGTGCCGTTCGTGAACACCACGGACGAGATGGTGGACATGGTCGACCAGCAGATCGCCAAGATCAACCGCTTCAACCCGGGCGACGTCGTCATCATCACCGCCGGCTCGCCCCCCGGTGTCCCCGGCACCACCAACATGCTCCGGGTGCACCACCTCGGCGGCGGCTCCCGCGACTGA